DNA from Tripterygium wilfordii isolate XIE 37 chromosome 15, ASM1340144v1, whole genome shotgun sequence:
ATTAGTAATAGGAGCATTGATGTGGGGTAGGATATGTCGTGATCAAGTTTTGAATTGCTTCAACGGAAATCATAATCTGATATAGGTTTTGagcttttgtgcaatcggaCGGTGAGGGATAATggtttaaaattatatttttttatggaaaTTAACTAtactcgattttttttttcattaatagaTTAAAATCAATTTCAATTACTCCAATTTATAAACGGCGCCGTTGCCTGTTGGCGAGTGAAGTGGCCAACTTGTTAAAAATTTTGGGCTGGCCCACTATACTTTCCTTTACAGGCTTTCAATCTCAATGCCCATCTTTCAAAGTAATTTTGGCCCATGGGCCCATTGAATCAAGAAGTCGTACCAAAAAGCCCATTACGACAATCTAATTGGCACCATAATTATCAATTATGTCACAAAACTACAGGTTTTGAATATAAATCAAGATTACAGGAAGGTTTAAGGAGGGTTTATGTCGCCTACCCTATCTTCTTCTCTATGAATATCCACACACCTTGCAGATGTTACCATTCATTTCTTCCTTCATTTTCTCATTCAGGCGAAATTGATGACCGGCAGCAGTTCTCCCTTTTCTTCTGCTGCTTTCAGCCAGAAATTCGAACATTATAGTCCCTTCATTAACCCTGTAATTCTTTGTCCAATCCCATCTCATATTTCCACAGTAATGTGGATAAGCATCGCCAACCAAGCCCTTCCAAGAACCACCGTGTCTTATGTCAGTTCACGGTCGCTTAAAAGACGTTATAGCTTTCTGGGACTGTCCAGGGATTCTGTTATCCAAGATAAGCTCAAAATGCGGATACTTGAGCCCCTTTTTGTGTGTCCGGAATTGGGTGTCCGCCGAGTTGGGGAATCATCGAGTTCTGGGGACTGTATGGGGAAACCCAGTGTTGGGTTCTTGAGGAGTGATGTTGTGGGTAATGGGTTTTGCCCCAGAGGGTATGCAAGTGTTGCTGAGGCTATTTTGTCAACGGATTGTGAGGAGGATGTGTCAGTTGTTGACGAGGTGAAGGAATTGTTGCAGGAGATGAGGAAGGAGGAGCGGAGAGAGTCTCAAAATAGTCCTATAATTAGGCGGGAATCTGAACACGGAATGGGAATGGGTAAGTATCGCATGTTGAGGAGGAGGCAGGTTAAGATTGAGACTGAGGCATGGAAGCAGGCGGCGAAAGAGTATAGGGAGCTTTTGATCGATATGTGTGAGCGGAAACTGGCTCCCAATTTACCATATATGAAGACTCTGTTTCTTGGTTGGTTTGAGCCCTTGAGGGATGCTATTGCTAAGGAGCAAGAGTTAATTAAATTGGGAAAGGTTAAGACGGCTTATGCTCCTTATTTAGATCAGTTGCCTGCGGATATGATGTCTGTTATCACCATGCATAAGCTGATGGGACTTTTGATGActggagaacatggctctgcCAGGGTTGTCCAGGCAGCTTGCTTCATTGGAGAGGCCATTGAGCAAGAGGTGATATTTTATTTGCTGCCTTGCCATGCTAGTTTTGATATGAACCTGACTGGGTAGTTTCTGGATTCAAGTAATAGAAGCTTAGTCTTTCTTGTTTGACACGTAGATTGAAATATATTGTTTTGTCTTCTTCTGGGCTTTCATAAAAAGAGAGACCATTTCATATATACTAGAATAAATGAGAATCGTGGTGAACTTTCTCACATTAAGGCATGAGCAGGGATAGATGGAAGGTAGAGACTGGAAATGCTTTAAATTCATGACTTGATAGAAAAAGGTGGAAGAGATGGCTTCAAAAAGATATAAGATTACCCATCTGTCTTTTTCTGATTCTGGCTACTTCATTTTAAGGAAGTCAAGGCTTCTGTTGTCGATAAAGCTTTGGTTAGGCTAAAGTCATGCAAAGGTGTGACATACTAAAAATATTTGCATCCTTTAGCTGGAAATGATGGTCATACTGGATTTTGTCATGAGTGTGCATTCTTATTCCAGGTGTTGCCAAATGAAAGTGCGTCAGATCTTTGTAAATGattgttctttgatttttttgggtAGTTATGTCTGTAgttcaaacaacaaaaatgatgatcatcatcatccgagcttttatcccaaaagtttaggGGTGGCAacacgagtctatgagaaaataaCGTGAATCCACTACATGTATTCGTTTCCgccattcatttttatttaggATCATACTTCATAAACTCCTATTGAATTCATATactttcttattacttcaagtCTTTCTTTTTAGGTCTACATCTTCGCTTCATACTCTAATCTATACAAATTTTCTTGATTATTTTCACCGCAGTACGACTATCTTTATGTTGTCTCTTAATAGCCCAATATTCAAAATCATACATTATTGCGGGTCGCATTACCGACCTATAAAATATTCCCTTCAACCTTAACGGAATTCTTCGGTTGCATAAAATTCCGAGTGCACTCCTTTTCTTCATCCACCAATTTTTAGTCCTATTAGCTACATCTCCATTAGTGTCTCCGTCATCTTGGAAAATCGAgcttatatatttaaaaaatttacctTTTGTTACTTTTTTCCCATCTAATTAAATCGTTTGTTCGTTCCCTTGTCTACTCTTACTAAACTTACAATTCATTTCGTGTATTCCATTTTAGTCCTACTTATTTTAAATCCTAGATTCTAATCCTCACCTCCATATCTCGAGTTTTGATAACATGCTTAAAATGCAAAGATTGCATGTTTTATCGCATTCTCAtcttgattaataaaattgtaTTGGCTGTGGGGTTGTTCATCATTCTAGTTTccatttttgtcaaaaattaGCTTGCTATTTAATTTGAATCTTTGTTGGAATAAGAAAATGAGCTTTCATATTCATTTTGGGAGAATTATTTGTCACCAGGGCTATTGAATTCTGGCCTTTTTTTGCTTCATTATACTTGGCATTGGCTAGACTCTTGGTCACTCACATGCGTGGTCTTTCTTAACAGCTTCCTAAGTTTCGTAGTTGTGGGGCGCAAGGGTTCTTTCTATCTTGCTTTGTGCTTTCACATCATCCTCAGTTTTTCTCATGTGAAATTGTGAAGGAGAAAAGCAACAGTTTTGGGAATTTTATTTTCCCAGTCAAGGCTctcacgtttcattcaatttcattTGAAACTGGTTATTCATCTATCACTATCTCTTCCATGGTGCAGGCTAGGATTCATAAGTTCttggagaaaacaaaaaagaaaaggagtggTAATCATAACGAAGATGAGGGAGATGGTTCTGATGCTAATGCCAAGGAAAATGAGAGGTTAAGAAAAAAGGTtacaaatttaataaaaaaacaaaagctgCCGGCGGTAAGGCAGATAGTGAAGGAACATGACGATCCAAAGCCATGGAGCCAGGATGTCAAGGCGAAGGTTGGTATTTTAAAAACCGAcaagagtgtttttttttttaaatttatttatttatagttttataggCTTTATAAGCATTTAATTTCTTTCCCATGTATGTTACAGGTTGGAAGCCATCTAATTGAATTGTTGATTCAAACAGCTTATATACAGGCTCCTGCTGATCAGTTGTCTGATTGTCCACCTGATATTCGACCTGCCTTTATGCACACCCTTAAAACTGTGATGAAAGAAAATAAGTGAGTAGCTGTTCTTTTGTCTACTCCATGGTCTCGTTTATGCGTAAAAGAAGACCAGAAACTTATTCCCCCTCCAAAATACCCTTCTTGGCTTTCCTATGCGCAGGAAGACGGGAAGAAGATATGGCGTCATTCAATGTGACCCACTAGTTCTCAAAGGCCTCGAGAGAACTGTGAGTGAATCCTGTCATTCATCCTtcactaaaaaaatatttacttgtTATGTTGCCCCCAACCCCACTCTCATCTTCATTTCTCATGTAAGGAGAACCTATGACAATGTGTTCCCCCTTTTCTTTCCAGGCGAGGCACATGGTAATTCCGTATATTCCAATGTTGGTGCCCCCACTCAAATGGACAAGGTATGTAAACATTATGTTGTGCTGAATTTGTTTCTGTATTTTCTCTTCATTTGGTTATTCCATTTTGGTTGTGGGCTGCAACTCTGCCCCTGTAAACTGGTTCCAAGTTTCTATTCAGCGAATTAAGAGACCAATTCTCTTACAATAATAAGATAACCTTTTCCGTTTGATCTAGGTTAGAAGTAGTGTCAATCAAAGATAAGATGGGTGAAAATCTCTAAGATGGTCTGATCACATACCACGTAGTGTGGCAGTTTTAACTTCAACTAACTTGTCTGAAACATTGAGCCAACCCCAATCTAATTGGGATAAATGAATTAgaaaacattttattttaacCACCAACTTCTCTCCAATTTAAACCCTATTATTGTTTGTATACATTCCTTACTCTGATACGTTTATCTCCTTAATTAATATGTAGTTCCAAAGGTTTTTattgtgaattttatttttgatagaATAATTCACAGAGTGCTAAAAGTTAGATCCATTGCTGAGCTAAGTACTCAACTAAGGATGCAACTTTTAGAAAAGTTGATGCTGTTGCTTAATTATGTGTGTAAATGGCTTGTTTGTGTCATGCCTTTCGAATTTCCAAACCCCATCAAGCAATGGATATATCTACTCTGCAGTTATGACAAAGGAGCACACTTGTTCTTGCCATCTTATGTCATGCGCATACATGGAGCTAGACAGCAACGTGAAGCTCTTAAGAGGGCTCCCAGGAAGCAACTAGAGCCAGTTTTTGAGGTACGTAATAATCAGTTTTCACGGTGATTATTTTGATGATGTCAACAATTTGATCTGAATCTGGTTCTCAATTATGAGAGCAAATGACGCTTTGACATCCATGTGCATTATGCATGTGTTTCATCTTCTTAGTTTAGTTTTAAGCAAAGATGCTgtaataatttgattaatttcttcaaTTGAACTATCAGGCCCTGGATACACTTGGGAATACAAAATGGAGGATAAATAAGAGGGTACTTGGTGTTGTAGATAGAATATGGAACAGTGGAGGCCGCCTCGCCAATTTGGTGGATCGTGATGATGTGAGCAATTATTTTTTTAGTGTAGAACTTCCGAAGTTGGTCATTAAGTATTCAAGTGGCTATTGATCCAGTACCTGTTGTGCATAAGTGAGTATGATTTTGACCTGGTTTTTAATTCCACTTTGCAGATTTCTTTACCGGAGGAGCCAGACACTGAAGATGAAGCGTTGATTAGGAAATGGAAGTGGAAAGTTAGATCCGTGAAGAAAGAGAACAGGGAGAGACACTCTCAAAGATGTGACGTGGAACTTAAACTTGCTGTAAGATCTGTCTGACGTGAAGGCAGTCTCATATTGCTTTTCATAGAAGTTATGCTAACTCTTCTTGATTGGGAGCAGGTAGCACACCAGTTGAAGGATGAAGAAGGTTTCTACTATCCACATAATCTTGACTTTCGAGGACGTGCATATCCAATGCACCCATATTTAAACCATCTTGGCTCAGATCTGTGTCGAGGTATTTTGGAGTTTGCAGAGGGGCGTCCTCTTGGGGAGTCGGGCCTACGCTGGCTCAAGATA
Protein-coding regions in this window:
- the LOC120016660 gene encoding DNA-directed RNA polymerase 2B, chloroplastic/mitochondrial-like — encoded protein: MTGSSSPFSSAAFSQKFEHYSPFINPVILCPIPSHISTVMWISIANQALPRTTVSYVSSRSLKRRYSFLGLSRDSVIQDKLKMRILEPLFVCPELGVRRVGESSSSGDCMGKPSVGFLRSDVVGNGFCPRGYASVAEAILSTDCEEDVSVVDEVKELLQEMRKEERRESQNSPIIRRESEHGMGMGKYRMLRRRQVKIETEAWKQAAKEYRELLIDMCERKLAPNLPYMKTLFLGWFEPLRDAIAKEQELIKLGKVKTAYAPYLDQLPADMMSVITMHKLMGLLMTGEHGSARVVQAACFIGEAIEQEARIHKFLEKTKKKRSGNHNEDEGDGSDANAKENERLRKKVTNLIKKQKLPAVRQIVKEHDDPKPWSQDVKAKVGSHLIELLIQTAYIQAPADQLSDCPPDIRPAFMHTLKTVMKENKKTGRRYGVIQCDPLVLKGLERTARHMVIPYIPMLVPPLKWTSYDKGAHLFLPSYVMRIHGARQQREALKRAPRKQLEPVFEALDTLGNTKWRINKRVLGVVDRIWNSGGRLANLVDRDDISLPEEPDTEDEALIRKWKWKVRSVKKENRERHSQRCDVELKLAVAHQLKDEEGFYYPHNLDFRGRAYPMHPYLNHLGSDLCRGILEFAEGRPLGESGLRWLKIHLANLFAGGVDKLSLEGRIAFVENHLVDIFDSADRPLEGRRWWLNAEDPFQFLAACIDLTEALRSLSSESYISFMPVHQDGSCNGLQHYAALGRDTLGAAAVNLVAEEKPADVYSGIADRVLDIMRRDAQKDPALFPDALRARTLLSQVDRKLVKQTVMTSVYGVTYIGARDQIKRRLKERSAITDETELFGSSCYAAKVTLTALGEMFQAARDIMSWLGECAKIVASENQPVRWTTPLGLPVVQPYRQLGRHLVKTSLQTLTLQRETDKVMAKRQRTAFPPNFVHSLDGSHMMMTAVACKMAGLNFAGVHDSYWTHACDVDRMNKILREKFVELYEQPILENLLESFEQSFPTLSFPPLPERGDFDLRDVLESPYFFN